The proteins below are encoded in one region of Aspergillus nidulans FGSC A4 chromosome III:
- a CDS encoding cupin domain-containing protein (transcript_id=CADANIAT00006314) → MPTAMVYHAKAQSTFKPPLIANENAFLGDIDSSDSYNPEKPISAGFYRLEKGTPLIYEYTYDEMKIILEGEFEISDETGQTVTAGAGDVLHFPKGSKITFTTPSYGLAFYTGQRAKGAA, encoded by the exons ATGCCGACTGCTATGGTTTACCACGCCAAGGCGCAATCCACCTTCAAGCCTCCATTGATCGCAAACGAGAATGCATTCCTGGGCGACATTGACTCAAG CGACTCCTACAACCCCGAAAAGCCCATCTCCGCCGGCTTCTACCGTCTCGAGAAGGGCACACCTCTAATCTACGAGTACACCTACGACGAAATGAAGATCATTCTCGAGGGCGAGTTTGAGATCTCCGACGAGACGGGCCAAACGGTGACCGCTGGGGCGGGCGATGTGCTCCACTTCCCCAAGGGCTCAAAGATTACCTTCACTACGCCGTCGTACGGGCTCGCATTCTAC ACGGGACAGCGGGCCAAGGGGGCGGCTTGA
- a CDS encoding serine/threonine-protein kinase sidB (transcript_id=CADANIAT00006315), producing the protein MTLNLDSKDHSNFRLPHFPPPLHTRSGNEAFDRPSTPRDDGFTSPISTPLGSPSKSRMPPGALDLPSVFDNALKLQPSSPTKNAHNNFNHPMFTLPNQSGETFNESVIRPASPSRRPKNENTLPQSAPLTKDLGRNPAAAAISRQEQYHTRDLESVQRRQVPMRGLTPEELEKLQNPRVKRLVNVTQLYFLDYYFDLLSYVHNRQTRYSQFCAANPEPPATPIEEYEPALSKYLGRERAHLRKRRTRLRQGDFQILTQVGQGGYGQVYLASKKDTKEVCALKVMSKKLLFKLDEIRHILTERDILTAAKSEWLVKLLYAFQDETQIYFAMEFVPGGDFRTLLNNTGVLHNRHARFYIAEMFCCIDALHALGYIHRDLKPENFLIDSTGHVKLTDFGLAAGMLNPRKIESMRVKLEEVGNTPVPFGRPMEQRTMAERRQGYRSLRERQVDYAKSIVGSPDYMAPEVLKGEEYDFTVDYWSLGCMLFEALAGYPPFAGSTVDETWQNLKNWQKVLRRPVYEDPNYFLSKRTWNFITTLVASREHRFKNISEIHAHEYFSEVDFSRLREQRPPFVPQLDSETDAGYFDDFENEADMAKYKEVHDKQRALEEMAERDEKMAKGLFVGFTFRHRKPNIDGTGRLSPRKPIPTEDFGTIF; encoded by the exons ATGACTCTGAATCTCGATTCTAAAGACCATTCCAACTTTCGTCTTCCCCATTTTCCCCCGCCTTTACACACTCGCTCCGGCAATGAGGCGTTCGATCGCCCCTCAACGCCCCGCGACGATGGCTTTACCAGCCCAATCTCAACCCCGCTAGGCAGCCCAAGCAAGAGCCGTATGCCTCCTGGTGCCCTGGACCTCCCTAGTGTTTTCGATAACGCTCTGAAACTGCAgccttcatcgccaaccAAGAATGCGCACAACAATTTCAACCATCCAATGTTTACCCTACCCAATCAGAGCGGCGAAACCTTCAATGAGAGTGTTATTCGTCCGGCCAGTCCCAGTCGGCGACCCAAGAATGAGAACACTTTACCGCAATCGGCTCCCCTAACCAAGGATCTGGGTCGTAATCCAGCTGCCGCGGCCATTTCTCGTCAAGAGCAATACCACACCCGAGATCTGGAGAGCGTGCAGAGACGTCAGGTGCCGATGCGGGGGCTGACTCCGGAGGAATTGGAAAAACTGCAGAACCCACGCGTAAAGCGCCTGGTCAACGTGACCCAGCTAT ATTTCCTGGACTATTATTTCGACCTGTTGAGCTACGTTCACAACCGGCAAACCCGCTATTCCCAGTTTTGCGCCGCAAATCCTGAGCCTCCCGCGACACCGATCGAAGAGTATGAGCCTGCTTTATCCAAATATTTGGGTCGGGAACGGGCCCACCTCCGCAAGCGTCGTACCAGACTTAGGCAGGGCGATTTCCAGATTTTGACTCAGGTTGGTCAGGGTGGGTACGGACAGGTGTACTTGGCATCAAAGAAGGACACCAAAGAAGTATGCGCTTTGAAGGTCATGAGCAAAAAACTTCTATTTAAACTGGATGAGATTCGGCATATCCTTACCGAGCGCGACATCTTGACAGCAGCGAAGAGCGAATGGCTAGTGAAGCTTCTTTATGCATTCCAGGATGAAACACAGATTTATTTTGCAATGGAGTTCGTGCCAGGAGGCGATTTCCGCACCCTGCTCAACAACACGGGCGTGCTGCACAACCGGCACGCTCGCTTCTATATTGCCGAGATGTTTTGCTGCATCGATGCCTTGCATGCTCTGGGCTATATCCATCGTGATTTGAAACCGGAAAACTTCCTTATTGACTCAACTGGCCATGTGAAACTGACCGACTTCGGTCTGGCGGCGGGTATGCTCAATCCTCGCAAAATTGAATCAATGCGcgtgaagctggaggaggtgggcAACACCCCTGTTCCATTTGGCCGTCCGATGGAGCAGCGCACGATGGCCGAGCGCCGCCAGGGATACCGCAGCTTGCGGGAGCGTCAGGTTGACTATGCAAAGTCTATTGTCGGCTCCCCCGACTACATGGCTCCGGAGGTGCTCAAGGGTGAGGAATACGACTTTACGGTGGATTATTGGAGTTTGGGATGTATGCTCTTCGAGGCATTAGCAGGTTACCCACCATTTGCCGGATCAACAGTGGACGAAACctggcagaacttgaagaactgGCAAAAGGTGCTCCGCCGGCCTGTTTATGAGGATCCTAACTATTTCCTTTCAAAACGAACATGGAACTTCATCACCACACTGGTGGCATCCAGGGAGCACCGTTTCAAGAACATCAGTGAAATTCACGCACATGAGTACTTCAGCGAAGTGGATTTCAGTCGACTGCGCGAGCAGCGCCCACCTTTCGTACCTCAACTGGACTCGGAGACTGATGCAGGGTACTTTGACGATTTCGAAAACGAGGCTGACATGGCCAAGTACAAGGAAGTTCACGATAAGCAACgggctctggaagagatggcTGAGCGTGATGAAAAGATGGCAAAGGGGCTCTTCGTTGGGTTTACGTTTAG ACATCGCAAGCCGAACATCGACGGAACTGGGCGTCTCTCTCCCCGCAAGCCGATACCAACCGAGGACTTTGGTACTATCTTCTAG
- a CDS encoding uncharacterized protein (transcript_id=CADANIAT00006316) has translation MVFRFPKSLDPITLFHSPSSPASNTAYKILKSASAAASAADTPVGRGEFQLEVTTAPPTTDQLRNILEYVTGDPSGAGKEGGARYPVSEIIQGAKNAEEAVKRFKEDSGRFMRPVTVDWTNGQAVVGDDESQILKMVRQAEGN, from the exons ATGGTTTTCCGCTTC CCTAAATCCCTCGACCCGATAACCCTCTTTCACTCCCCCAGTTCCCCGGCCAGCAACACGGCATACAAGATCCTAAAGTCTGcatccgccgccgcctctgcCGCAGATACACCCGTCGGGCGCGGCGAATTCCAGCTCGAAGTCACTACCGCCCCGCCAACAACCGACCAGCTGCGCAATATCCTCGAGTACGTTACGGGAGATCCAAGCGGGGCCGGCAAAGAAGGGGGGGCGCGGTATCCGGTCAGCGAGATTATACAGGGCGCGAAGAACGCAGAGGAAGCGGTTAAGCGGTTTAAGGAAGATAGCGGGCGGTTTATGAGGCCTGTCACGGTTGATTGGACGAATGGGCAAGCAGTTGTTGGGGATGATGAGAGTCAGATTCTGAAGATGGTAAGACAGGCGGAGGGGAATTGA
- a CDS encoding uncharacterized protein (transcript_id=CADANIAT00006317), whose amino-acid sequence MGSTTVAFERLRSVGKHPLRFYMNVAITANYTIPETFTLSLKEYIYKAIETLINQHPILSAIPIGEDTDKPYFARLPEIDLAQPISFQKRVKGLTLDKHDSELQTLLQTQHDTGFAAPLPYWRLIVLTDGESERRFTAVFVYHHGLGDVLLDSSLWSGGPFQLPLSTQVRFLVLSAAQTLALVKVCREHSTTVTCTVETAIARSIFPHIPGKYTRVVGSIPITQRPWLPDTITDESMGVYVQEMPETFARETVTQDTFPWDEAQRARRTITKELALESKNTTVGLFKYVKDYRKDLCESKIGKPRPVTFELSSLGVIKTEDCEDTSIPQMGGVIFTQSASVIGAAMEFSLVTGADGCLALGISWQPGVVEEDTVQVVLDTLEKELHHLSG is encoded by the exons ATGGGCTCTACTACAGTCGCCTTCGAGCGGCTGCGTTCAGTCGGTAA ACACCCTCTACGCTTCTACATGAACGTTGCCATCACAGCAAATTACACCATTCCAGAGACCTTTACTCTCTCGCTTAAGGAATACATATACAAGGCTATTGAAACCTTGATCAATCAACATCCGATCCTCTCCGCAATCCCAATAGGAGAAGACACAGACAAGCCTTACTTTGCGCGACTTCCTGAGATCGATCTAGCTCAGCCGATttctttccagaagagagTCAAGGGTCTGACGCTGGACAAGCATGACAGCGAATTACAAACTTTGCTTCAGACGCAGCACGATACCGGGTTCGCGGCGCCGTTGCCCTACTGGCGGCTCATAGTACTGACTGATGGCGAATCGGAAAGACGCTTTACTGCGGTATTCGTGTATCACCATGGCCTCGGCGACGTACTTCTG GACTCAAGTCTCTGGTCTGGAGGACCATTTCAGCTACCGCTGAGCACTCAAGTACGATTTCTTGTCCTATCAGCCGCTCAGACCCTGGCACTTGTTAAAGTTTGCCGCGAGCACAGCACGACAGTCACCTGCACCGTCGAGACAGCAATCGCGCGCTCGATATTTCCTCATATACCTGGAAAGTACACACGTGTCGTGGGTAGCATACCGATCACCCAGCGCCCGTGGCTTCCGGACACAATCACAGATGAATCAATGGGCGTCTACGTGCAGGAAATGCCTGAAACATTCGCGCGCGAGACAGTAACCCAAGATACCTTTCCATGGGACGAAGCACAGCGGGCGCGGCGAACAATCACAAAAGAACTTGCTTTGGAGAGCAAAAATACGACTGTTGGGCTCTTCAAATATGTCAAAGACTACCGCAAGGATCTGTGCGAATCAAAGATTGGCAAACCAAGACCGGTGACGTTTGAGTTGTCAAGTCTTGGTGTTATAAAGACGGAGGATTGTGAGGATACTTCTATCCCGCAGATGGGTGGGGTCATCTTCACACAGAGCGCAAGTGTCATTGGTGCTGCTATGGAGTTCTCCCTTGTCACTGGTGCAGATGGATGTTTGGCGCTAGGAATCTCGTGGCAACCCGgcgtggtggaggaagatacAGTGCAGGTTGTGCTTGATACGCTCGAGAAGGAACTACACCATCTTTCGGGGTGA
- a CDS encoding palmitoyl-(protein) hydrolase (transcript_id=CADANIAT00006318) codes for MSRAPFIVPALKKHTATVIMAHGLGDSGAGWVSLAHNWRRRGLFEEVTFIFPNAPMIPITVNFGMSMPGWYDITKLGRDLDFQEAVKNQDEAGILKSRDYFNSLIKEQMDQGIKPSRIVLGGFSQGGAMSLFSGITGQEKLGGVFGLSCYMLLSDRIKNYIPENFPNKKTPFFLAHGTEDDIVPHEFGKRSAEMAKELGLEDVTFNSYKYLSHSADPVEIEDLEKFLDRVIPAENGGSL; via the exons ATGTCCCGTGCGCCTTTCATTGTCCCCGCGCTAAAAAAACACACCGCCACGGTGATAATGGCCCATGGCTTGGGCGACAG CGGTGCAGGATG GGTCTCTCTCGCCCACAACTGGCGCCGACGAGGCTTGTTTGAAGAAGTGaccttcatcttcccaaATGCGCCCATGATTCCGATTACAGTG AACTTCGGAATGTCAATGCCTGGTTGGTACGACATCACCAAACTCGGTCGTGAT CTCGATTTCcaagaagccgtcaagaACCAAGATGAAGCCGGCATCCTTAAGTCTCGCGATTACTTCAACTCCCTGATTAAAGAGCAAATGGACCAAGGCATCAAGCCGTCACGAATCGTCCTCGGAGGGTTCTCGCAGGGAGGCGCCATGTCCCTGTTCTCAGGTATAACTGGACAGGAGAAGCTTGGTGGTGTCTTTGGCCTTTCATGCTACATGCTCCTCAGTGACCGTATCAAGAACTATATCCCGGAAAACTTCCCGAACAAGAAGACGCCATTCTTCCTTGCGCACGGCACAGAAGATGATATTGTGCCGCATGAGTTTGGCAAGCGCTCGGCCGAGATGGCTAAGGAATTGGGACTGGAAGATGTCACCTTTAACTCATACAA GTATCTCTCACACTCCGCCGACCCGGTGGAGATtgaggacttggagaagTTCCTTGACAGAGTGATTCCGGCCGAGAACGGGGGTAGCTTATGA
- a CDS encoding uncharacterized protein (transcript_id=CADANIAT00006319) yields MRFLCLHGASTSGEIFEIQAGGLVQALESQGHEFHFINGRLNSDCEPELKGIVPPPFYSHYPRDVCPGTDLAAAIQYTLRTMEREGPFDAVMGFSQGAALAYSLLDHHVHTKGPDAPPLFKAAVFICAGIPYELDGKGPVSLPEGEYRVRIPTAHFVGRQDPLYEQGLKLFGLCEPGKAEVYDHGGKHMIPFDAGNNDRMVEIIKRAIERAGKE; encoded by the exons ATGCGGTTCCTCTGTCTACATGGTGCCAGCACAAGCGGGGAA ATCTTCGAGATTCAAGCTG GCGGTCTCGTCCAAGCCCTCGAATCCCAAGGTCACGAATTCCACTTCATAAACGGCCGTCTCAACTCTGACTGCGAACCTG AACTGAAAGGCATTGTCCCTCCCCCCTTCTACAGTCACTACCCGAGGGACGTATGCCCAGGCACAGACCTTGCCGCCGCAATCCAGTACACCTTGCGTACAATGGAGCGGGAGGGTCCCTTTGACGCGGTGATGGGGTTTTCGCAGGGCGCAGCGCTTGCGTACTCACTGCTTGATCATCATGTTCACACGAAAGGTCCGGACGCGCCGCCACTGTTTAAGGCCGCAGTGTTTATATGTGCGGGGATACCGTATGAGTTGGATGGGAAGGGGCCTGTTAGCCTACCAGAGGGTGAGTATAGGGTTAGGATTCCGACGGCGCATTTTGTGGGCAGGCAAGATCCGTTATATGAGCAGGGGTTGAAACTGTTCGGGCTTTGCGAGCCGGGGAAGGCGGAAGTTTATGATCATGGAGGGAAGCACATGATTCCATTTGATGCGGGGAATAATGATAGGATGGTGGAGATCATAAAGAGGGCTATAGAGAGGGCCGGGAAGGAATAA
- a CDS encoding uncharacterized protein (transcript_id=CADANIAT00006320): MEYHSVPLEERAKDDKGNTLPWGYVYKDEARNPRRPPEETGPFGKRRNARYEQSRSRTRTGTPAKKENQNVAEFSRLFAQQQEQEKSRNALPKSASSANLDNARKQTEKVATECILYGYRNKDSEWKVIDKYERVSRGMICEDYPRIDPKTNVGYSQLLSGGDVVIRANLSADANRKSKRYAGGFHWIKVTFDSTEAADRAVFYSPQEIDGHLVFCEIYHGQGPAEDVPIPVGSTQANRFMSSNKRTLSTSHSTAFLQNKDKGRPSRATTLPRSFAVNNLASIADEEDFSFSQDTTSTASSATATGIEQSLPSTASTSTATATLHQRHTPQEATAAPVSEFMTHVPTVRRTKLRPISEALPPAPTVTERVLRSIPILSWFTGDIVGDGPQLREDGTFDYDKSNVYWRFWYMIDMVLGTDICGLREES; the protein is encoded by the exons atGGAGTACCACTCCGTCCCTTTGGAGGAACGCGCCAAAGATGACAAGGGCAATACTTTACCATGGGGATATGTTTACAAAGA CGAAGCTCGCAACCCACGACGGCCGCCCGAAGAGACTGGACCCTTCGGCAAGCGAAGGAACGCCCGCTACGAGCAGTCTCGATCCCGCACTCGCACTGGCACGccggcaaagaaagagaaccaAAACGTAGCTGAATTCAGCCGGCTCTTCGCGCAACAGCAGGAGCAAGAAAAGTCACGGAATGCACTGCCGAAATCCGCCTCGTCAGCGAACCTCGACAATGCTAGGAAACAGACAGAGAAGGTAGCCACTGAATGCATTCTATACGGATACCGGAATAAGGACAGTGAGTGGAAGGTGATTGATAAGTACGAGCGGGTCTCGCGCGGCATGATCTGTGAAGACTACCCAAGGATCGACCCCAAAACCAACGTCGGCTACTCTCAGCTCCTCAGCGGTGGTGATGTGGTGATCCGCGCAAATCTCTCTGCGGACGCAAACCGCAAATCCAAACGATACGCGGGTGGTTTTCACTGGATCAAGGTTACCTTTGACTCGACGGAGGCCGCAGACCGCGCGGTCTTTTACTCGCCGCAGGAAATCGACGGGCACTTGGTCTTCTGTGAGATTTATCATGGCCAAGGACCAGCAGAAGACGTCCCGATTCCGGTGGGCTCGACACAAGCGAACCGCTTCATGTCAAGCAACAAGCGCACACTGAGCACATCGCATTCGACGGCTTTCCTTcagaacaaggacaagggTCGTCCCTCTCGCGCAACAACTCTCCCGCGCTCCTTCGCCGTCAACAATCTCGCCAGCAttgccgacgaagaggacttctccttctcccaaGACACCACGAGCACCGCCAGCTCCGCAACAGCCACAGGCATTGAACAGTCTCTCCCATCCACAGCTTCCACCAGCACAGCGACTGCTACCCTTCATCAGCGCCACACACCCCAGGAAGCCACGGCCGCACCAGTCTCCGAATTCATGACACACGTGCCTACAGTGCGCCGCACGAAACTGCGGCCTATCTCCGAAGCACTCCCGCCCGCGCCGACAGTCACGGAGCGCGTCCTTCGCTCAATCCCGATACTGAGCTGGTTCACTGGCGACATTGTTGGTGATGGGCCACAGCTCCGCGAGGACGGGACATTCGATTACGATAAATCGAATGTTTACTGGAGGTTTTGGTACATGATTGACATGGTTCTGGGGACTGATATCTGTGGGTTGAGGGAGGAGTCGTAG